The genomic window TTGGGGGGCGGGGGGTCACTTTTCTACATCATTTAAAAGAAACGGGGGAGAGATGGGGCACTCTGGACATAATTCGCAGTGTATTGAGATGATGAGTTGTAAATTACTACCCATTCAGTAACAAGCTAACCGGGAGGGAAACTTTTACAGTATAACCGTCACTGGTAGCAGTAATAATGTGACGCTCTGGTTGGGCTGTGTTTCATATTCTAACACCAGACAGATGATTTGCTGAATCccagatttgtttgttttttaacacagCTTGGTCTGTAgattccccccaaaaaagtgttgaaattcattttcttgtgtGATGCTTATTCTTCtccctttttcttcctcttcttcttcattatCCAAACACCTTTCTTTATTTAGCCGTTCACATGACGGAGCACTTCTCCTCTGCTTTGCTCTTCAGCTCGGTGACGGTGGCCGAGGCCTTCTCCTTCAGCTGGTCCATGTCCATGTTCTGCAAGTTTCCAATCTGGCCCATGAGGGAGTCCTTGCCCTCCTCCTCCGTGGCGTCCTCGTCCACCATCTTGAGCAGCTCCTCCGGGACGTCCACGTCGTCCCCGGCCATCTCGATCATGTTCTCATCCTGCTCGCTCTGCAAGATGATAACATCGAGCAGAAAAGACGGTCAGAGCACAGAGACACAGGTGTTAAAATTAAGTATGATTATTTATGCTGAGGACAAAGAAGTCTTGTTTTCTCCACCTATACAGTAGTAGTTCTTCTTAGTTATGTACTTGTGGCCCCAAACAACGAGACATAATCCAGTTAATAATAATTTCCTCTCTGTATtatcaaaatatgtttgttcatttcaaaatctTAAACTGAAGCATCTGCTTCCTCTGGTATAGTATTGTATAGTAAAtggttttatatatatgtgtgtgtatatgtaataatgtaatgtgttaaaaaaaaacacagcaaagtcTTTCTAGGTACCAGACATGAGGGAGGggcattttttgttttccttgatTTGAACAAAGACTGAATATTCATGgaattgaattattatttgCAGAGGTAAACAACTTAAAGGTTGACTTAAAGGCTTTTTTACAGGATTAACATGCTGTTTGCCTACACAGTttccaaaacatacagtatgtcttccCATTGCTACACTACACTCTGCCAAACACTGAATGTATTGACCTCAGTTTACCAGAGGACATATCACCAAGGTGAACTAtggataaaacaacaaacaacaaaaaaagactaaCTTGTTAACTGCTTtttgattaattacattttcctCCTTTGATTTCACCAATTGTAACATATTTGAAGCTTAACAGTCGTTGGGTTTGAAGTCATATTTTAAGCAAACAATGAGACAAACAaggaaagacacaaacagatgaACTCTACGATCCGTCTTAATCCAAACCTAAGTATTGCTCTCGAggattttctgctgtttttgtgaaGCGGGGATGAGTCTCCTTTGGACTTTACCATCCGCACCTCCTGACTTATTGCATCATAGAAACGCTAAAATTAAAGCCATTCCAACAAACTCAATTTAATCACTTAGTATCTGGAATAGTCATGCAATAGGCACCGTACTGTGACTACTTTGAACTTCAATCTGTGGGATTATCTCAGACCTGCCTTAGCCTTTCCTCTCAGAATCCCAATGATCGTCTAAAGATATCTTCTATAGCGTTGCACGAGACCTTTAATTCCATTAGACTAACAGCACCGACATCCTTCTAGCTCTATTAAAAGTgataattgttgttgtttttttttcaaaactcaCACTTGATAGCATGCACTTATGTTCTCAACTACCTGtccattaaaagaaaagaataaacagAATAGGATTTCTTTAGGTGCCTtgaaaaatccatttaaaatgtatatttcagtTCTCATAAAGACACATTGGCcattgtcatttgtttttccctttttttttcaagctggCATGGAATGTAAACATCATTTGAGGaaaaataattagatttatATGTATAGGCTCATGCCATTGTCCTCATGTTACATGTGTGGTTTCAatttaaaagaaacagtgaaaagaaatgCACCCATTGTTTAAAATACATGACTGAACAATAGACTGTCTGTTGTATTAGATTATAAGAAATGCCAGCAGCAGCCAAGGTCATCACAGTCACATCACAATTAAAATCATGGTATAAGAAAACCTGTATTAGAAAGTGATTTTTGCTCTTTAGCCATTAAAAACTGTTCATCACAAGCAAGGTTTCACCACTAGATTGATTTGTTGGATTAGAAAACCCACTGCTGatatttatctttaaataactttaaataaaatccCAACATACCTTTTGTGCTCCTTCCATTACAGCAAATTTTTCTTTAAGAGTCCTTTTAAATGGCGGAAACTGCTCAGTTTACATCCACTAAAGTAGATGCGGTCCCCTCTTAATGCCAGCTCACACTACCTTGGTGCTCCCTAATGAGCCTGGGACACCTGCTCAGCGGTATTTGGCTTTGTAAGACTCAAGGTGCAATATGGGACACACAGGCTAACGTTCCCAGGAACCCGGTTTGAACGTCTTTCTCTCTAATCTACTGGCATAGTTTCCACCTCCTGTTGTCCAAGCTGCAGCTGCCAAGTGCTGCTGTTAGATAAAGACTAAACATGAAGCAGACATTTGTTGCTCTACCTGCACAGGCACAACACTTAGCTCAGTCATCAAATCCCACTTTTTGTGCCAGGCACTGGAGAAAAACCTTCTAAGAAGGACTGACAATAATAATTACTATTCCTTattaaaacacagagaaaagagtATATCATCtgatgggggaaaaaataagaaatccTCACTACTACAGGAACTTTGGAAGGAAGTTTGAAGAAATTCTGCAgcttattaaaatatattgaatgtattttaaacatatattcTAATATATTGGAAATATTTGAGTTAGAGTGAACCACAATGCTGCTGTGCTCCTATCTAGAAGATTAATGTTCagtattaaaatacatttaaaatgtcttaagtGTTTACCTTTGGCAGCCTGTATTTATCTCTGAGGCACACCCTGAGTGTTGCCCTCTCTGCCTTCTTGTGTAAGAAATCTGCATCTCTCTCCATCCTGAAAGAGACACACAAGAAATATTATTAGTATAGTAAATGGTCTCAAGAACATCCCAGACAGACTAgcttaaaatagaaatattatacAGATACAGCAGGGGAAAACTGCAAAAGAAAAGGAGCTAGGTAGAGTTTTTTGACCTTGGCCTTGAGGTCCTGTTTGGCATCGCTGTGTTGAGGGCTCAAGAGCAGCGTAGTGAATTTTTCAGTATTaggatgtttttatgttgtttaaaaaaaaaaagcaatgtttcattctgttttgctttctttaTCCAACCTGGTACATGAATAAACACTGGACCAATCAGATGAAGTTTAGCTACGCATAACATCCTCCATATCAGTTAAAAATCAAGTTCACCTGAATAAAATTAAAGCAGGAAACAATGTTTACtgaaaaagcatattttaacTAAAGGATTTCAATATGATCAATCttagttaaaagaaaaaatggttttgtttcTATTGGTGTATCTCCATTGGCTTTTAATTTATGTTGGGTTCAGCCATTGACTATTATTAATAAAACTGGTGTAAACATCCAAAAATCTATTTTGAATATCTATGCAGAGGCTGAAGTCTAGTAAGCATCTTGTGATATGTGAATTCAGGAGATTCCTATGTAAAcagtttcaaatatttgaataaatCTTTCTTTATTCAATTCTTTAGAAGCATCTGGTGaactgtttgcttttatttcgATTTTCCGCAGGGTTAATTTGCTTTAGCTTTGCAAAAGTATTCCTGAGACATTTAATGAATAATGTACTGTAGGCCCATGTCCCTAAATCTACAGGCCATAGTAAGTTTAATTTCAGATACACCAGCATAAATGAACCTGTCTTATATTAATATAGAATACACACCGAGGCTGTAGTCTGTGTCAGAAAACACAGTTTCAACATGTTCCTTGATATTTTAAGTATcagaaagtcattttttcaTCTCCGAATTATGCCTCCAGGTTATTAAAGTCT from Thunnus maccoyii chromosome 19, fThuMac1.1, whole genome shotgun sequence includes these protein-coding regions:
- the cplx4a gene encoding complexin-4a — its product is MAFLIKSMIGNPLSGMGLGGGGDKEEEATPSDPAKAAGMTREEYEEYQKQLVEEKMERDADFLHKKAERATLRVCLRDKYRLPKSEQDENMIEMAGDDVDVPEELLKMVDEDATEEEGKDSLMGQIGNLQNMDMDQLKEKASATVTELKSKAEEKCSVM